One window of the Streptococcus parasanguinis ATCC 15912 genome contains the following:
- a CDS encoding helix-turn-helix domain-containing protein, translating into MSSSSSFGPTFRKIREARGLSLKEVAADIVSPQFLSQFERSQKGVTIETFSRLLLSMGVDWDTFLSHYPGLTVQNFSPILMKHINQENMDFLSIIERLKHEKSPVAEENKKLWQLYLRSLEINVNNAMGKEIHLEDAPVSIQRIAQEVPFAYQNEIEQDFTIALLSVLPYEVVAKIRKESLELFESSYSAYSANALASLLLNLANYLIKKELYLEALNFLQSINQLRKRKPILNTSISMQLEFMQVYALLGLNDKEGVYRAKQVLKALEGLIALENFGSPLVQIKTKFMLRVNELNKTGIDFFSE; encoded by the coding sequence ATGTCCTCATCTTCGTCATTTGGTCCAACATTCCGTAAAATTCGTGAAGCACGCGGTCTTTCTCTAAAAGAAGTCGCTGCAGACATTGTCTCTCCTCAGTTCCTCAGCCAATTTGAGCGTTCTCAAAAAGGAGTAACCATCGAGACCTTCTCTCGCCTCTTGCTGTCTATGGGGGTGGATTGGGACACCTTTTTGTCCCATTATCCTGGCTTAACCGTTCAAAATTTCAGCCCCATTTTGATGAAACACATCAATCAAGAAAACATGGATTTTCTGTCCATTATTGAGCGCTTAAAGCACGAAAAATCACCTGTTGCAGAGGAGAACAAAAAGCTCTGGCAACTCTATTTGCGTTCGCTTGAAATCAATGTCAATAACGCGATGGGAAAAGAAATCCACTTGGAGGATGCACCTGTCTCGATTCAACGAATCGCTCAAGAAGTACCGTTTGCCTATCAAAATGAAATTGAGCAAGACTTCACCATTGCCCTTTTATCTGTCTTGCCCTATGAAGTCGTCGCTAAGATTCGAAAGGAGTCCTTGGAACTTTTTGAAAGCAGTTATTCTGCCTACTCTGCCAATGCATTGGCCTCTTTACTGTTAAATCTAGCCAACTATCTTATTAAAAAAGAACTCTACTTAGAAGCTCTAAATTTTCTTCAATCGATTAACCAGCTTCGCAAGCGCAAACCGATTTTAAACACCAGTATTTCCATGCAGTTAGAATTTATGCAGGTCTATGCCCTCCTTGGCTTAAATGACAAGGAAGGGGTTTACCGTGCCAAGCAGGTCCTAAAAGCCCTGGAAGGTTTGATTGCACTCGAAAATTTCGGAAGCCCGCTTGTTCAAATCAAAACAAAATTCATGTTACGGGTCAATGAACTCAACAAAACCGGCATTGATTTCTTCAGCGAATAA
- a CDS encoding autorepressor SdpR family transcription factor, whose product MNFAQTFKALSNPIRRSILELLKAGKLSAGDIAGHFDVAGATISHHLSLLKQADLIREEKEKNFIYYELNTSVLEDLMVWLVDLKGDSTDENE is encoded by the coding sequence ATGAATTTTGCGCAAACATTTAAAGCTTTATCGAATCCGATAAGAAGAAGTATCTTAGAACTGCTAAAGGCGGGGAAATTATCTGCTGGAGATATCGCTGGTCACTTTGATGTGGCAGGAGCGACCATTTCCCATCATTTAAGCCTCCTCAAGCAGGCAGATTTAATTCGAGAGGAAAAAGAGAAGAATTTTATCTACTATGAACTCAATACTTCTGTCTTGGAGGATTTAATGGTCTGGCTCGTTGATTTGAAAGGAGACTCTACTGATGAAAACGAATAA
- a CDS encoding SdpI family protein — translation MKTNKKLLLLTSMVILFPMLWGLMIWSQLPNQIPIHFNFAGQPNNFQSKPLVVFGLPIFDLMVHLFMIFMIGRDSKNSAMNEKMIRAIYWLTPIVSLSTSYLIYSKALGSTTNPSVFVSVLLGLIFVIMGNYMPKLKVNHTVGIRLPWTLQSEDNWHKTHRLAGKLWVLGGSILLLEAGLQFALSYVLVVVILAIVFIPMVYSYQLSRKNR, via the coding sequence ATGAAAACGAATAAAAAACTATTGCTATTAACTTCTATGGTGATCCTTTTCCCCATGCTTTGGGGGCTGATGATTTGGTCGCAATTGCCTAACCAAATCCCGATTCACTTCAATTTTGCTGGCCAGCCCAATAACTTCCAATCGAAACCCCTGGTTGTGTTTGGTCTTCCTATTTTCGATCTCATGGTGCATCTGTTTATGATCTTTATGATCGGTCGCGATTCTAAGAATAGCGCTATGAATGAAAAAATGATCAGAGCGATTTACTGGTTGACCCCAATCGTTTCCTTAAGTACCTCCTATCTCATCTATAGCAAGGCGCTAGGATCTACTACCAATCCATCAGTTTTTGTTTCGGTTCTGCTGGGTCTCATCTTTGTAATCATGGGCAATTACATGCCTAAGCTAAAAGTGAATCACACGGTTGGAATCCGTCTGCCTTGGACCTTACAGAGTGAAGATAACTGGCACAAAACCCATCGCTTGGCAGGAAAGTTGTGGGTTCTCGGAGGCTCGATCCTTCTTCTTGAAGCAGGCCTTCAATTCGCGCTTTCTTATGTACTGGTGGTAGTCATCCTCGCCATTGTGTTTATCCCTATGGTGTACTCTTATCAATTAAGTCGGAAAAATCGTTAG
- a CDS encoding Rib/alpha-like domain-containing protein has protein sequence MYFNRKNTEQKNWRMIKKGKHFLFGCSLVLAIGAVMAAPSVKADEADAKDANGVSASASENESATITSGTNPSTYSAPAETTATPVVTTSNSSASVESSSTTQKESDSVQAPSLTTVADASALTAEEISNVTEAIKGSNPTAVSVQVSNDGSAVVTFADGSSASLSASQTVKVKVEATSGSETHSRSRRAAAPANGTTRSFDSELQNEAQRKAIYSPGVKGEKQTYEGTVWLYRNGTVNNDSQKDAKRLGGVNVYLQYVTGKGFVSPVYKTTSEQDGTFVFDLSKPLANRLGATGEFKLAGDPKFAIRTWVENPDPTKYTVIKSGDQRTGFHGRLSRLNETWDFTAGINRIVGGQVVLQEKPNSEDYLLKPEADRQTGDQADGQFSRKGDYGTIRGKVWYELRDPSGSDARMYKKDSYDINATNVKVAASYVNDEVTRLFDKWKSEHSNYKLDDFKAAQAEIIRDYEARNGKGSHIAETVVVPVDKDGNYRIPFRGLYGVSATQANSGLKISHKISDQEFGTLVKDEDLDNEHLMKWNGTIGQKHRHINTDYVYATVLVNDYAIWSNNYQSNMFEGTSDAVLPVGPSSLAAANISNTNFALIAPQPMHDILVYDNSDHFAKPGNTAESTTGGLMPSREYQIRWFKNGQAIGTATTVTSTADGTASSVPFTVPSDLTEAAIYTSAVFLQGENTDDLHSALALDSFTAVPNEDADKYTPTPKDQTVNVGETPDPKKSIGNVGDLPNGTTFEYKTPVDTTTPGDKSTTVVVTYPDGSKDEVPVTVKVVDPRTDADKNTPTPKDQTVNVGETPDAKNSIGNVSDLPSGTTFEYKTPVDTTTPGDKSTTVVVTYPDGSKDEVPVKVTVKDPRTDADKNTPTPKDQTVNVGETPDAKKSIGNVGDLPNGTTFEYKTPVDTTTPGDKSTTVVVTYPDGSKDEVPVTVKVVDPRTDADKNTPVAKDQTVKVGDTPDAKKSIGNVSDLPSGTTFEYKTPVDTTTEGDKDATVVVTYPDGSKDEVPVKVTVAANPTQADVNTPVAKDQTVNIGDTPDAKNSIGNVSDLPSGTTFEYKTPVDTTTTGDKSTTVVVTYPDGSKDEVPVTVKVVDPRTDADKNTPVAKDQTVKVGDTPDAKKSIGNVSDLPSGTTFEYKTPVDTTTEGDKDATVVVTYPDGSKDEVPVKVTVAANPTQADVNTPVAKDQTVNIGDTPDAKNSIGNVSDLPSGTTFEYKTPVDTTTAGEKDATVVVTYPDGSKDEVPVKVTVKDPRTDADKNTPVAKDQTVKPGDQPNAKDSIGNVGDLPEGTKFEYKTPVDTTTEGDKDAIVVVTYPDGSKDEVPVKVTVKDPRTDADKNTPVAKDQTVKPGDQPNAKDSIGNVGDLPKGTKFEYKTPVDTTTEGEKDAIVVVTYPDGSKDEVPVKVTVKAPHANTDKNTPTSKDQTVNKVETPDAKNSEKEIQVQKVSVSDKKAESAKLPNTGEEQSTSIALLGAVLGMFGLAGLAKRKKNED, from the coding sequence ATGTATTTTAATAGAAAAAATACAGAACAAAAGAATTGGCGAATGATTAAAAAAGGGAAACATTTCCTATTTGGCTGTTCTCTTGTACTGGCAATCGGAGCTGTGATGGCAGCACCATCCGTTAAAGCAGATGAAGCAGATGCTAAGGATGCAAATGGAGTATCTGCTTCAGCAAGTGAAAATGAAAGTGCTACGATTACATCTGGAACAAACCCTTCAACGTATTCGGCACCAGCAGAAACAACTGCAACACCTGTAGTAACTACCTCAAATTCCTCAGCGTCTGTGGAATCAAGTTCTACAACTCAAAAAGAATCAGATTCTGTTCAAGCGCCAAGCTTAACTACAGTAGCAGATGCATCAGCATTAACTGCTGAAGAAATTTCAAATGTTACAGAAGCAATTAAAGGTTCAAATCCGACTGCAGTTTCTGTTCAAGTTAGCAATGATGGATCTGCGGTTGTAACATTTGCAGATGGCTCAAGCGCAAGCTTGTCAGCTTCTCAAACAGTTAAAGTAAAGGTGGAAGCTACATCTGGTTCAGAAACTCACTCACGTTCTCGTCGAGCTGCTGCTCCAGCAAATGGAACTACACGCTCTTTTGACTCTGAACTTCAGAATGAAGCTCAAAGGAAAGCTATCTACAGTCCAGGTGTGAAGGGTGAAAAGCAAACTTACGAAGGAACAGTTTGGCTTTACCGTAATGGAACAGTCAATAACGATAGCCAAAAAGATGCAAAACGCCTTGGTGGTGTAAATGTCTACCTTCAGTATGTAACTGGTAAAGGTTTTGTGTCACCAGTTTATAAGACAACAAGTGAACAAGATGGAACTTTTGTATTTGACTTGTCTAAACCATTAGCAAACCGCCTAGGAGCAACAGGTGAGTTCAAACTTGCAGGAGACCCTAAGTTTGCTATCCGTACTTGGGTAGAAAATCCAGATCCAACAAAATACACTGTCATCAAATCAGGTGACCAACGTACAGGTTTCCACGGACGTCTTAGCCGTTTGAATGAAACTTGGGATTTCACGGCTGGTATCAACCGTATTGTTGGTGGTCAAGTAGTTCTTCAAGAAAAACCAAATTCTGAAGACTATCTATTGAAACCAGAAGCAGATCGTCAGACAGGTGACCAAGCGGACGGCCAATTTTCACGTAAAGGTGATTATGGTACAATCCGTGGTAAAGTGTGGTACGAACTTCGTGACCCAAGTGGTTCTGACGCACGTATGTATAAAAAAGACAGCTACGACATTAATGCTACAAATGTTAAGGTAGCAGCTTCATACGTTAATGATGAAGTGACACGTCTTTTTGACAAATGGAAAAGTGAACACTCTAATTACAAGCTTGACGATTTCAAGGCTGCTCAAGCTGAAATTATCAGAGATTATGAAGCGAGAAATGGGAAAGGTTCTCATATCGCTGAAACTGTCGTAGTACCAGTTGATAAAGACGGGAACTATCGTATTCCATTTCGTGGTCTTTATGGTGTGAGCGCTACTCAGGCTAATAGCGGTCTTAAAATTTCACATAAGATTTCTGACCAAGAGTTTGGAACACTTGTTAAAGATGAAGATTTAGACAATGAACATCTTATGAAGTGGAATGGAACTATTGGACAAAAACACCGTCACATTAATACGGATTATGTTTATGCCACTGTTCTTGTCAATGACTATGCTATTTGGAGCAATAACTACCAATCAAATATGTTTGAAGGTACGTCTGATGCTGTACTTCCAGTGGGACCTTCATCACTTGCGGCAGCAAATATTTCAAATACAAACTTTGCTCTAATCGCACCACAACCAATGCACGACATCTTGGTGTATGACAACTCTGATCACTTTGCTAAACCAGGAAATACTGCTGAAAGTACCACTGGTGGACTGATGCCGTCACGTGAATACCAAATCCGTTGGTTCAAAAATGGTCAAGCGATTGGAACAGCAACAACTGTAACGTCGACAGCAGATGGAACTGCTAGCTCAGTACCGTTTACTGTGCCATCTGATCTTACAGAAGCAGCTATCTATACGTCTGCTGTATTCCTTCAAGGTGAAAACACAGATGATCTCCATTCAGCTTTGGCACTTGATTCATTTACAGCCGTTCCTAATGAAGATGCAGATAAGTATACTCCAACACCTAAGGACCAAACAGTCAATGTAGGTGAAACTCCAGATCCTAAGAAATCAATTGGTAACGTAGGTGATCTTCCAAATGGCACTACATTTGAATACAAGACACCAGTAGATACAACAACCCCAGGTGATAAGAGTACAACCGTCGTTGTGACTTACCCAGATGGATCTAAGGATGAAGTTCCAGTAACAGTTAAGGTAGTAGATCCACGTACCGATGCGGATAAGAACACGCCAACACCTAAGGACCAAACGGTCAATGTTGGTGAAACTCCAGATGCCAAGAACTCTATCGGTAATGTTTCAGATCTTCCAAGTGGTACAACCTTCGAGTACAAGACACCAGTAGATACAACAACCCCAGGTGATAAGAGTACAACCGTCGTTGTGACTTACCCAGACGGTTCTAAAGATGAAGTACCAGTTAAGGTAACTGTTAAAGATCCACGTACCGATGCGGATAAGAACACGCCAACACCTAAGGACCAAACGGTCAATGTTGGTGAAACTCCAGATGCTAAGAAATCAATTGGTAACGTAGGTGATCTTCCAAATGGCACTACATTTGAATACAAGACACCAGTAGATACAACAACCCCAGGTGATAAGAGTACAACCGTCGTTGTGACTTACCCAGATGGATCTAAGGATGAAGTTCCAGTAACAGTTAAGGTAGTAGATCCACGTACAGACGCGGATAAGAACACCCCAGTAGCGAAAGATCAAACTGTTAAAGTTGGTGACACACCAGATGCCAAGAAATCAATTGGTAATGTCTCAGATCTTCCAAGTGGTACTACATTTGAATACAAGACACCAGTAGACACAACCACAGAAGGTGACAAAGACGCTACAGTAGTGGTTACTTACCCAGATGGTTCTAAAGATGAAGTACCAGTTAAGGTTACTGTAGCCGCAAATCCAACTCAAGCTGATGTAAATACTCCTGTAGCTAAAGATCAAACCGTTAACATTGGCGACACACCAGATGCCAAGAACTCTATCGGTAATGTTTCAGATCTTCCAAGTGGTACAACCTTCGAGTACAAGACACCAGTAGATACAACAACTACAGGTGATAAGAGTACAACCGTCGTTGTGACTTACCCAGATGGATCTAAGGATGAAGTTCCAGTAACAGTTAAGGTAGTAGATCCACGTACCGATGCGGATAAGAACACCCCAGTAGCGAAAGATCAAACTGTTAAAGTTGGTGACACACCAGATGCCAAGAAATCAATTGGTAATGTCTCAGATCTTCCAAGTGGTACTACATTTGAATACAAGACACCAGTAGACACAACCACAGAAGGTGACAAAGACGCTACAGTAGTGGTTACTTACCCAGATGGTTCTAAAGATGAAGTACCAGTTAAGGTTACTGTAGCCGCAAATCCAACTCAAGCTGATGTAAATACTCCTGTAGCTAAAGATCAAACCGTTAACATTGGCGACACACCAGATGCCAAGAACTCTATCGGTAATGTTTCAGATCTTCCAAGTGGTACAACCTTCGAGTACAAGACACCAGTAGATACAACAACTGCAGGTGAGAAGGATGCGACAGTAGTGGTAACTTACCCAGACGGTTCTAAAGATGAAGTACCAGTTAAGGTAACTGTCAAAGATCCACGCACAGACGCGGATAAGAACACCCCAGTAGCGAAAGATCAAACCGTTAAACCAGGCGATCAACCAAACGCTAAGGATTCAATCGGTAACGTAGGTGACCTTCCAGAAGGAACTAAGTTCGAGTACAAGACACCGGTAGACACAACAACAGAAGGTGACAAAGACGCCATTGTTGTGGTGACTTACCCAGATGGTTCTAAAGACGAAGTTCCAGTTAAGGTAACTGTTAAAGACCCACGTACAGATGCAGATAAGAATACCCCAGTAGCGAAAGATCAAACTGTTAAACCAGGCGATCAACCAAACGCTAAGGATTCAATCGGTAACGTAGGTGACCTTCCAAAAGGAACTAAGTTCGAGTACAAGACACCGGTAGACACAACAACAGAAGGTGAAAAAGATGCCATTGTAGTGGTAACCTACCCAGATGGCTCTAAGGATGAAGTACCAGTTAAGGTAACTGTTAAAGCCCCACATGCAAATACGGACAAGAACACACCAACTTCTAAAGACCAAACAGTGAACAAAGTTGAAACACCGGATGCTAAGAACTCAGAAAAAGAAATTCAAGTACAAAAGGTATCTGTTTCTGATAAGAAAGCTGAATCTGCTAAACTTCCAAATACAGGTGAAGAACAATCAACATCTATTGCATTGTTAGGTGCTGTACTTGGTATGTTTGGACTTGCAGGGCTTGCAAAACGCAAAAAAAACGAAGACTAA
- the rpmG gene encoding 50S ribosomal protein L33 codes for MRVNITLEHKESGERLYLTSKNKRNTPDRLQLKKYSPKLRKHVVFTEVK; via the coding sequence ATGCGCGTAAATATTACACTTGAACACAAAGAATCTGGTGAACGCTTGTACCTTACTTCTAAAAACAAACGTAACACTCCAGACCGTCTTCAATTGAAGAAATACTCACCAAAACTTCGCAAACACGTTGTGTTTACAGAAGTTAAATAA
- the rpmF gene encoding 50S ribosomal protein L32 encodes MAVPARRTSKAKKNKRRTHYKVTAPSVNFDEATGDYSRSHRVSLKGYYKGRKIAKAASAE; translated from the coding sequence ATGGCAGTACCTGCACGTCGCACATCAAAAGCGAAGAAAAACAAACGTCGTACGCACTACAAAGTAACAGCTCCATCTGTAAACTTTGACGAAGCAACTGGAGATTACTCACGTTCACACCGTGTATCACTTAAAGGATACTACAAAGGACGTAAGATCGCTAAAGCTGCATCAGCTGAATAA
- the ilvD gene encoding dihydroxy-acid dehydratase, giving the protein MTELDKRHRSSVYDSMVKSPNRAMLRATGMTDESFEKPIVGVISTWAENTPCNIHLHDFGKLAKEGVKDAGAWPVQFGTITVADGIAMGTPGMRFSLTSRDIIADSIEAAMGGHNVDAFVAIGGCDKNMPGSMIAIANMDIPAIFAYGGTIAPGNLNGKDIDLVSVFEGIGKWNHGDMTAEEVKQLECNACPGPGGCGGMYTANTMATAIEVLGMSLPGSSSHPAESADKKADIEEAGRAVVKMLEMGLKPSDILTREAFEDAITVTMALGGSTNATLHLLAIAHAANVDLTLEDFNDFQERVPHLADLKPSGQYVFQDLYNVGGVPAVMKYLLKNGFLHGDRITCTGKTVAENLEAFADLTPGQKVIMPLENPKRADGPLIILKGNLAPEGAVAKVSGVKVRNITGPAKVFDSEEAAIEAVLSDEIVDGDVVVVRFVGPKGGPGMPEMLSLSSMIVGKGQGDKVALLTDGRFSGGTYGLVVGHIAPEAQVGGPIAYLHTGDLVTVDQDTKEITMHVSDEELAKRKAETTLPPLYSRGVLGKYAHIVSSASRGAVTDFWNMEQSGKQ; this is encoded by the coding sequence ATGACAGAATTAGACAAACGCCATCGTAGTAGTGTCTACGATAGCATGGTAAAATCTCCCAACCGTGCCATGCTTCGCGCGACGGGAATGACCGATGAAAGCTTTGAGAAACCGATTGTCGGAGTGATTTCGACATGGGCGGAAAATACCCCTTGTAACATCCACCTCCATGATTTTGGGAAATTGGCCAAAGAAGGTGTAAAAGATGCGGGAGCTTGGCCGGTTCAATTCGGAACCATTACGGTTGCCGATGGGATTGCTATGGGGACTCCAGGAATGCGCTTCTCCTTGACGTCACGTGATATCATTGCGGATTCTATCGAAGCTGCTATGGGCGGTCACAACGTGGATGCCTTTGTAGCCATCGGGGGCTGTGATAAGAACATGCCTGGTTCGATGATCGCCATTGCCAATATGGATATCCCAGCGATCTTTGCCTACGGAGGAACCATTGCACCGGGTAATCTGAACGGCAAGGATATCGACTTGGTTTCTGTTTTCGAAGGAATTGGGAAGTGGAATCACGGCGATATGACCGCTGAAGAAGTGAAGCAATTAGAGTGTAATGCCTGCCCTGGCCCTGGTGGCTGTGGTGGGATGTATACGGCCAATACCATGGCGACAGCGATCGAGGTCCTTGGTATGAGCTTACCAGGTTCATCTTCTCACCCTGCTGAATCAGCGGATAAGAAGGCCGATATCGAAGAAGCAGGTCGTGCTGTTGTCAAGATGCTGGAAATGGGACTCAAACCATCGGATATCTTGACCCGTGAAGCTTTTGAAGATGCGATTACAGTGACCATGGCGCTAGGTGGTTCCACCAATGCCACTCTTCACTTGCTTGCGATCGCTCACGCAGCTAACGTGGACTTGACGCTTGAAGACTTCAACGATTTCCAAGAGCGCGTGCCTCACTTGGCTGACTTGAAACCATCAGGTCAATACGTTTTCCAAGACCTTTACAATGTCGGTGGGGTGCCAGCCGTCATGAAATACCTTCTTAAGAATGGTTTTCTTCACGGAGATCGCATCACATGTACTGGTAAGACTGTTGCTGAGAACTTAGAAGCCTTCGCTGATTTGACGCCAGGTCAAAAAGTTATCATGCCGCTTGAAAATCCTAAACGTGCCGATGGTCCATTGATCATCCTGAAAGGGAACTTGGCTCCAGAAGGGGCGGTTGCCAAAGTATCAGGTGTGAAGGTCCGTAACATCACGGGTCCTGCTAAGGTCTTTGACTCTGAAGAAGCTGCCATTGAAGCCGTTCTTTCAGACGAGATCGTGGATGGCGACGTTGTTGTTGTTCGTTTCGTAGGTCCTAAGGGTGGTCCTGGTATGCCGGAAATGCTGTCCTTGTCATCCATGATTGTTGGGAAAGGACAAGGAGACAAGGTGGCTCTCTTGACAGACGGCCGCTTCTCAGGAGGTACTTACGGTCTCGTTGTTGGTCACATTGCGCCTGAAGCTCAGGTTGGTGGCCCAATCGCCTACCTCCACACTGGGGATCTGGTGACAGTTGATCAAGATACCAAAGAAATCACCATGCATGTCTCAGACGAAGAATTGGCGAAACGGAAGGCTGAAACAACTTTGCCACCACTGTATAGCCGTGGGGTTCTGGGTAAATACGCCCACATCGTTTCTTCAGCATCACGTGGTGCTGTAACCGACTTCTGGAATATGGAACAGTCTGGTAAACAATAA
- a CDS encoding uracil-xanthine permease family protein, which produces MNNVKYDVSDMPKPGLLVGLSFQHLFAMFGATVLVPILVGIDPAIALFSSGLGTLAHLTVTKYKIPAYMGSSFAYIAAMQMLMKTDGIAAVAQGAMAGGLVYLLVALIVKFAGNAWIDKVLPPIVVGPIIIVIGLSLASTAVSDATMIDGKYSGTSLLISMVTLFAVILFNMYGKKIIGVIPILLGLIVGYLFSLVLGLVTGQEIVHFASVASAKWFQIPSFDIPFVNYDFKLYPSAILTMAPIAFVTMTEHFGHVMVLNSLTGRDFFQDPGLDHTLTGDGLAQIIAGFFGAPPVTSYGENIGVMALNKIYSVYVIAGAAVIAVVMSFIGKVSALLNSIPTAVLGGISIALFGVIAASGLKILVENKINFDNKKNLLIASVILVSGIGGLVFQIGGLQITGVATSTILGIVLYQILPEPKVDEA; this is translated from the coding sequence GTGAATAATGTAAAATATGATGTATCTGATATGCCAAAACCAGGCTTGCTGGTTGGTCTGTCTTTCCAGCATTTGTTTGCCATGTTTGGGGCGACAGTACTGGTACCAATTTTGGTTGGAATTGATCCTGCCATTGCCCTCTTCTCATCTGGTTTGGGAACCTTGGCTCACTTAACCGTGACCAAGTATAAGATTCCAGCCTACATGGGATCTAGTTTTGCTTATATTGCTGCTATGCAGATGTTGATGAAGACAGATGGAATCGCAGCAGTTGCCCAAGGTGCCATGGCGGGTGGTTTGGTCTACCTCTTGGTGGCCTTGATTGTCAAGTTTGCTGGGAATGCCTGGATTGATAAAGTACTTCCACCGATTGTAGTGGGCCCAATTATCATTGTGATCGGCTTGAGCCTTGCCTCAACAGCTGTGAGCGATGCGACCATGATCGATGGAAAATACAGCGGTACGAGCCTGCTTATTTCAATGGTCACTCTTTTTGCTGTTATTCTCTTTAATATGTATGGCAAGAAAATTATCGGAGTGATTCCTATTTTGCTAGGGTTGATCGTAGGTTACCTCTTCTCTCTTGTCTTAGGTCTGGTTACCGGCCAAGAGATTGTCCACTTTGCATCCGTTGCTTCAGCCAAATGGTTCCAAATTCCAAGCTTTGATATCCCATTTGTTAATTATGATTTTAAATTGTACCCAAGTGCCATTTTGACTATGGCTCCAATTGCTTTTGTGACGATGACAGAGCACTTTGGTCACGTGATGGTCTTGAATAGTCTGACAGGTCGAGATTTCTTCCAAGATCCTGGTTTGGACCATACTCTTACAGGAGATGGTTTGGCACAAATCATTGCAGGATTTTTCGGAGCTCCTCCGGTTACATCTTATGGTGAAAATATCGGGGTGATGGCCTTGAATAAGATCTATTCAGTATATGTCATCGCAGGTGCAGCAGTGATTGCGGTTGTCATGAGCTTTATTGGTAAAGTATCAGCTCTTTTGAATTCGATTCCGACCGCTGTTTTGGGTGGTATTTCGATCGCCCTCTTTGGAGTAATTGCGGCCAGCGGTTTGAAAATCTTAGTTGAAAACAAGATTAATTTTGATAATAAAAAGAATCTCTTGATTGCAAGTGTGATCCTAGTATCAGGAATCGGTGGTTTGGTTTTCCAAATTGGGGGACTTCAAATCACTGGTGTCGCAACGTCAACAATTCTTGGGATTGTGTTGTATCAAATCCTTCCAGAACCAAAAGTTGATGAGGCTTAG
- a CDS encoding metal-sulfur cluster assembly factor codes for MREDIKINDRALALEKSLIEKLELVFDTDVELDVYNLGLIYEIHLDEAGTCKVVMTFTDTACSCAESLPIEIVARLKEIEGIEDVKVEVTWSPAWKITRISRYGRIALGLPPR; via the coding sequence ATGAGAGAGGATATCAAAATCAATGACCGTGCCCTGGCACTAGAGAAGTCGTTAATCGAAAAATTGGAGCTTGTATTTGATACCGATGTTGAGTTAGATGTCTATAATCTGGGACTGATCTACGAGATCCATCTAGATGAAGCCGGCACTTGCAAGGTGGTTATGACCTTTACCGATACGGCTTGTAGCTGTGCTGAGAGCCTTCCGATCGAAATCGTCGCTCGCCTAAAAGAGATCGAAGGGATCGAAGATGTCAAGGTCGAAGTGACCTGGTCACCCGCTTGGAAAATTACACGAATCAGCCGATACGGGCGCATCGCCCTTGGTCTTCCACCACGATAA